The following are from one region of the Bremerella sp. JC817 genome:
- a CDS encoding HisA/HisF-related TIM barrel protein, giving the protein MTSLSNDPSSFWYSAILPVIDLQFGCAVRGFAGRRNEYMPVMSPHFHGSRPGTVAHMYKQKFGFKDCYVADLNAIADTHLDASSIEAIAVHGLNVWLDSGVGSVETYREHQSLLRDLSPYRWIVALESLESWAALEQLLAAIGPDRFVFSLDLMAGSPLCEEDEFRGMSAEQIADQAIQLGVKSVIVLDLASVGVGKGSRTEPLIANLVARHPDVMWIGGGGARRLKDVEPLYTAGAKRVLVASALLDGRITPQFVD; this is encoded by the coding sequence TTGACTTCACTTTCTAACGATCCGTCCTCGTTTTGGTACTCTGCCATTCTGCCGGTGATTGATTTGCAGTTTGGTTGCGCAGTCCGAGGTTTCGCCGGGCGTCGCAACGAGTATATGCCGGTCATGTCGCCGCACTTCCATGGCTCGCGGCCTGGCACGGTCGCCCACATGTACAAGCAGAAGTTTGGCTTCAAAGACTGCTACGTGGCGGACTTGAATGCGATCGCTGACACGCATCTCGACGCATCCTCGATTGAGGCGATCGCGGTTCATGGCTTGAATGTCTGGCTCGACTCTGGAGTTGGCTCAGTCGAGACCTATCGCGAACATCAAAGCCTCTTACGAGATCTATCTCCCTATCGCTGGATTGTCGCGCTCGAGTCTCTGGAAAGTTGGGCTGCGCTCGAGCAGTTGCTCGCAGCGATCGGACCAGATCGATTCGTCTTTAGTCTTGACTTGATGGCTGGATCGCCGCTTTGCGAGGAAGATGAATTCCGTGGAATGAGTGCCGAGCAGATCGCCGATCAGGCCATTCAGCTAGGAGTGAAGTCGGTGATTGTCTTGGATCTGGCTTCGGTTGGAGTTGGGAAGGGGAGTCGGACTGAGCCTTTGATTGCGAATCTTGTGGCTCGCCATCCTGATGTGATGTGGATCGGCGGAGGCGGGGCTCGCAGGCTGAAAGATGTCGAGCCGTTGTATACCGCCGGGGCCAAGCGAGTTTTGGTGGCTTCGGCATTGCTCGACGGTCGAATCACTCCTCAATTCGTGGACTGA
- a CDS encoding Na(+)-translocating NADH-quinone reductase subunit A, translating to MPRRITISKGLDLPIAGKPKQSVEEIADVRKVALLGRDYIGMKPTMLVTEGDKVKLGQPLFEDKKTPGVLYTSPVAGKVVEVNRGAKRKFISVVVEAEGDDKIAFASYTDKHLSQLERSKVEENLVQSGLWTAFRTRPYGKIPGLGTSPRSIFVTAIDTNPLAADPAPIIKGNEIEFSAGLEVLSTLTEGKVFVSQAPGAALPGSELEFVEAAEFSGKHPAGLPGTHIHFLDPAGPGRVVWYIGYQDVIAIGHLFRTGELDTRRVISLAGPGVENPRLVKAPIGASIEELTKTGMKEGTMRKISGSVLCGYQAEGAEAYLGRFHTQVSVLEEGLQRELMGWLAPGFKKFSVKSVFASFLSPGELDMTTTANGSHRAIVPIETYESIMPLDIEPTALLKSLIVEDTDSAQALGCLELEEEDIALCTFVDIGKHDFGTILRKNLNRIEAEG from the coding sequence ATGCCACGCCGGATCACGATTAGCAAAGGCTTGGATCTGCCGATTGCAGGCAAGCCGAAACAGTCGGTGGAAGAGATCGCGGACGTCCGAAAGGTTGCCCTTTTAGGTCGCGATTACATCGGTATGAAGCCGACCATGTTGGTCACCGAAGGGGATAAGGTCAAACTTGGCCAACCCCTATTCGAAGACAAAAAGACTCCCGGCGTACTCTACACGTCGCCAGTCGCCGGCAAAGTGGTTGAAGTCAACCGCGGCGCCAAACGTAAATTCATCTCAGTCGTGGTCGAGGCCGAAGGAGACGACAAGATCGCCTTCGCTTCGTACACCGACAAGCATCTGTCGCAGCTGGAACGCTCCAAGGTTGAAGAAAACCTGGTTCAGTCCGGTCTTTGGACAGCGTTTCGTACGCGTCCTTACGGCAAGATCCCAGGCCTGGGAACTTCGCCGCGATCGATCTTTGTCACCGCGATCGATACCAATCCCCTGGCTGCCGATCCGGCACCGATTATTAAGGGGAACGAAATCGAGTTCAGTGCGGGTCTGGAAGTGCTTAGCACCCTGACCGAAGGCAAAGTGTTCGTCAGCCAGGCTCCTGGTGCGGCACTGCCAGGTTCGGAACTCGAATTCGTCGAAGCTGCTGAATTCTCGGGTAAGCACCCAGCAGGGCTGCCGGGCACCCACATCCACTTCCTCGATCCAGCGGGTCCAGGGCGTGTGGTCTGGTACATCGGTTACCAGGATGTGATCGCCATTGGCCACCTGTTCCGTACCGGCGAACTTGATACGCGCCGCGTCATCTCTTTGGCTGGTCCAGGCGTTGAAAACCCACGCTTGGTGAAGGCTCCTATCGGTGCGAGCATCGAAGAGCTGACCAAGACCGGCATGAAGGAAGGCACCATGCGGAAGATTTCCGGATCGGTGCTGTGTGGTTATCAGGCCGAAGGGGCGGAAGCTTACCTCGGTCGTTTCCATACGCAGGTTTCGGTTCTGGAAGAAGGCCTGCAGCGAGAGCTGATGGGCTGGTTGGCTCCTGGCTTCAAGAAGTTCTCGGTGAAGTCGGTGTTCGCATCGTTCCTTTCGCCAGGCGAGCTTGATATGACCACCACCGCCAACGGTAGCCACCGTGCGATCGTGCCGATCGAGACCTACGAATCGATCATGCCGCTGGACATCGAACCGACGGCACTTCTGAAGTCGCTTATTGTTGAAGATACCGATTCCGCTCAGGCCCTCGGCTGCTTGGAATTGGAAGAAGAAGACATCGCCCTCTGTACGTTTGTGGACATTGGGAAACACGATTTCGGTACCATTCTGCGGAAGAACCTGAACCGCATTGAAGCCGAAGGATAG